Within the Trichoderma breve strain T069 chromosome 3, whole genome shotgun sequence genome, the region TCTCCGGTTCTCCAtgtgctcttcttcattccaattttctttctcagctgcttgctgcatctccaacgcATCCGTAACCCTCTTTTCAAACTTGCAAATGTCTATCCATGTAATATCTAGGCTCTTGCCGACTCGTTCCAACAGGACTCTTGAACGAGCATCATATATTGAGTCTGCAATGAGTATCAGGAACAAGTCACAGAGCACTGTCCATCGCAAGTCAATATCGATCTTTTGCGTCGTCGGCATCTGTGAAGGCGTCTTAACCTCGGGCAGCTCCTCGCCACTGTGTGTCTCATAAGGAGGCGGCATCTCAGcaggcttctcttcctcatAGGGCGGCGGATAACGGCTAGACCTGGGAGTCcccggcttcttctcttcggccATGGGATTCTGAACCCGAGAATTAGCAAGGAGGGCTGGTGTGAGGTCCTGTGCCATGACGCCGTGATCTGCGAGTTGTTCAATCATGATCTGCTCCGCATCACTAATGTCCATGTGATGGTAGATCcgaatcatcatcttctgacCCCACATCTTGACTGCTTCAGCACCCATGACGACTGACTTCTTGGCCGACTTTGTGTTGAGTTGGAGCTTTTCGGCTTCCTTGACCATATTCACGATTTCTAGGCGGACAACACCGACGTAGGCAATCCTCTGTCCCTCGGTGAGAAGGTCCTTCGTAGCCTGCATCTGGGATACGGCGTCTCtggcctcgtcatcttcgcctaTGGAAGTACCATTTGGGTTCTTGAATAGATATTGCGTGTGCTCGTCCATGCTCGTCGCCGactcggcatcttcatccatgaTAACCCGTGTATATCCCTTTCCGGCACCACCCAGTCCTGAATAACCATAtgtctcatcttcatctgcatcatGTTCCTTGGCGATTAAGcggtcgtcatcgtcataCATGTCATATCTAGCATAAGATGGCATCTCTTGCCagccgccatcgtcgtcctcttttttttcctccaCTACTTCTTGGCGCTGCAAGACATGCTGATGTGAGAATTCTGAGACGCCATTGGTACTCATAGGACTAGAGAAGCTTCGGTCTCGTTTCTGCGCCTGACTGAATCCTCCGGGGGAGAGATACTTTTCGCTCGGCTCGGTGCCCCTGTTAGGGGTCTTTGGAGTGGAAGGCGCTTCAATCGCACGAGTTTCTCTGATCGGTGATGGGGATGTAGGAGGCCACGGGTTATTATTTGCCGGCGGAGTCAACGGCTCTTTGGGGCCGGTCTCTATCTCTGTCTTgggctcctgctgctgctgtatcGGTGATGCAACTGCAGGTATGTCCTCTCGTGTTGGTTGAACATCCTTGGGGCCGGTCTCTTCAGAATCGCTGCTCGACGTGTGCCCATTCTTGCTTCCTGCAGGTTCTGATGTCtcttgatgttcttctttgGAGTCGTGGTGGCCATTCTGCGTCTCGCTGTTCGTATCCGCATCGTGTGTCGCATCTTGGGCGTCCGAGTCCGGGGGTTCCGCCACCGGTGCGATGAACTTCTTTATGGGCAGACCAAAGTCATCAAACTCGGCCACAGCAGTCGGCGCTGTGCTCGTCTGTGGCGCCGCGGTCGCATTCTCGGCGGCCGCCTTGGGCTCTGCATCCTGGGCAGCCATTGTCACAGCCTCAGGATCTGTGAGGAGGGGTTGAAGATCACGTCCACGTCCACATCCACCTGGTTGGCACGCGCGGGCATGGATGGGACGTgacggcggtggtggagatTCGAGGCtccgagaagaagcagaagaagaagaacaagtcgTGTCCCTGgtatttcttcttctgccgtTGACGCTGGAGGCCGTTAAAGAGGGCGGTGTCGCAAAAGTGGTGGTTACGTCGTTAAATTAAATTTAGCGGCCCCCCGGCTAGCGGGAGGGAGAAACGTGTGCTGCTTTCGGGCTGCAAATCCGGCGCTCACTGCCACCCAACGCGGATAAGCCAAGAGGATTACGGAGTAGCAGCAATAGCAAGTGTTTTGATTTGGTCCCTGTCTCAGCTGGATTGGgacaagaagacaagaagtGTAAATTCAGGGGGAAGGGCTTCGTTGTTTCGGGCAGTGATGACGGGAGCAATTCCTTCAGCGGTGTTGGTGATGCAATTTCCAGAGTGGCAGTGGCTCGCATTCGTATTTTGTCTGGGGCATTGGAGGGGATGCTGCTTAGTGTTGTCGTAAGACGACGGGGATTACCATAAAGGTTATCTATCTTATCACGATCTAATAACGAGACACTTGAGCAAGACAGAATGATCTGACAGCATCCCACACACGCACCGCCCTGCTTTGCCGCATTGAGATGTTTCACACATCACGCATCGCTGAACCACAGATTGCATTCCATACCATTTCACCAAAGCAGCGAAATACCCTTAAGAGAGTCACCCGCAACCGTCACTGAGTTGCTAGTAATTGCGCGTAATATTCTGACGAGTTAATATGTACAATCGCTTCTACCTGTACTCCGAAATGTCATAGTATTATAACTCCTTTTCAAAACCAGGGGCAATTTTCATTGCCCTCGACAAGATACCACCTAGGACGAATCCAGCCCACGTTaccacttttttttcatggGATTCGCACTCTAACTCTCCTCCCCGGCATTGTTCTGAGCCACTGCGCTCGGTTCTGGACCGCTGGACGTCGTCTCATTGTCTGACTTGGTCTTCTTCCTTCGCTTCCGCTTGGCTGGTGCATCTGATGCAGTCTCCGGTTTCTTGTCGGCCTCCTTCTTTGGTAGTTGCtgaggcttcttctttttcatggATAGTGGATTCACCCCTTTGGGGCCTCTGTTCTTCTTAGGCTTCTTCTCTGACGTAGAttcttgttttgctttgctttgcttcacgtcgtcgtcgctttcgcttccatcgtcgtcaccctcaccctcgccTCCATTTCGTTCTTCCTTATCCTCGCGTTTCCTCTTGCCCAGGGTATTCTTCAGCTCCGCTCTAAACTTtcgcttttcttctcgttCTCGAATTTGCACACTCTGGTCCGCCATGGGTTCCAGGATCATGACGCTCCGCTTGATGTATATCAACGGCACTCCCCTAATTCCTCGCAGCATTCTTCGTACATCCACACTCTGGCTTGCGACAACGTAGCGGTGCTTATTCTCACCTGTTGACTTGGGATCCACGACAGACCGCATGCACTCCATGGTCTCGAGAGGTTTGGGATACTCGTTGGGGTGGTGGCCACAGCGTCTTCGTTCGAATGTCTTGGCCAATTCAATTGCCGCATTGACG harbors:
- a CDS encoding fcf1 domain-containing protein — its product is MRGKRSKQYRKLMEQFSMTFGFREPYQILVDAEMIKDANRCTMDLEARLQSTVHGKVKPLITQCEIRKLYAEKDQPGVNAAIELAKTFERRRCGHHPNEYPKPLETMECMRSVVDPKSTGENKHRYVVASQSVDVRRMLRGIRGVPLIYIKRSVMILEPMADQSVQIREREEKRKFRAELKNTLGKRKREDKEERNGGEEKKPKKNRGPKGVNPLSMKKKKPQQLPKKEADKKPETASDAPAKRKRRKKTKSDNETTSSGPEPSAVAQNNAGEES